The Candidatus Accumulibacter similis genome has a segment encoding these proteins:
- a CDS encoding transglutaminase domain-containing protein, with protein MDRRDFLKTTALFSIAGSAAWRPARAEPQSFDPNPANGWRVFEVSMRAEVLRGGSETRVWLPLPSLDEAAWIRPMGNLWQGNAANMQIARDPVYGAQMLVATWSAEAAAPVVEVTSRIATRDRAIDFGQPGSVKALDRASFKLYTGPTELLPTDGIVRRTASEITRGARSDLDKARAIYEWVVDHTARNPKTRGCGVGDIRAMLESGDLSGKCADLNALYVGLARAAGLPARDVYGIRIADSRFGYRSLGKSGEISKAQHCRAEVWLAGFGWVPVDPADVRKVVLEEKPGLKLQDEVVVVVRNRLFGSWEMNWLAYNAAHDISLPGSSGPKIPFLMYPQGENAGGRFDSLDPESFRYRISSREVSA; from the coding sequence ATGGATCGTCGTGATTTCCTCAAGACCACCGCCCTCTTCAGCATCGCCGGCTCTGCCGCCTGGCGGCCGGCGCGCGCCGAGCCACAGTCCTTCGACCCCAACCCGGCCAACGGCTGGCGAGTCTTCGAAGTCAGCATGCGCGCCGAAGTCCTCCGTGGCGGCAGCGAGACGCGCGTCTGGCTGCCGTTGCCCTCGCTCGATGAAGCCGCCTGGATCAGACCGATGGGCAACCTCTGGCAGGGCAACGCGGCGAACATGCAGATCGCGCGCGACCCGGTTTATGGTGCGCAGATGCTGGTCGCCACCTGGAGCGCCGAAGCCGCCGCTCCCGTCGTCGAAGTCACCAGCCGCATCGCCACCCGCGACCGGGCGATCGACTTCGGCCAGCCCGGCTCGGTGAAGGCGCTCGACAGGGCGAGCTTCAAGCTCTACACCGGGCCAACCGAACTGTTGCCGACCGACGGCATCGTCCGCCGCACGGCGAGCGAGATCACGCGTGGCGCGCGCAGCGACCTCGACAAGGCACGCGCCATCTACGAGTGGGTCGTCGACCATACGGCGCGCAACCCGAAGACACGCGGCTGCGGCGTCGGCGACATTCGCGCGATGCTCGAAAGCGGCGACCTCTCCGGCAAGTGCGCCGACCTCAACGCGCTCTACGTCGGTCTCGCGCGTGCCGCCGGGCTGCCGGCGCGCGACGTCTACGGCATCCGCATCGCCGATTCGCGCTTCGGCTACAGGAGCCTCGGCAAATCCGGCGAGATCAGCAAGGCGCAGCATTGCCGGGCGGAAGTATGGCTCGCCGGATTCGGCTGGGTCCCGGTCGATCCCGCCGACGTGCGCAAGGTGGTGCTCGAGGAGAAGCCGGGGCTGAAGCTGCAGGACGAGGTGGTCGTCGTCGTCCGCAACCGGCTCTTCGGCAGTTGGGAGATGAACTGGCTGGCCTACAACGCCGCGCACGACATCAGCCTGCCTGGCTCGAGCGGGCCGAAGATTCCCTTCCTGATGTATCCGCAGGGGGAAAACGCCGGCGGCCGCTTCGACAGCCTCGACCCGGAAAGCTTCCGTTACCGCATCAGCTCGCGTGAGGTGAGCGCCTGA
- a CDS encoding TlpA family protein disulfide reductase, whose amino-acid sequence MLLLLACALSPAAAAAELRDVSARRLSGTAGTPLDSLLAPLAGRPVIINFWASWCEPCRDEMPALQQLGTRWREQRLAVLTVAVADQRARLDSFLTAHAIELPVIDDREQQLSRALGVRLLPTTLVLDRHHRTRLRAEGAIDWHSATVSKRLRAVLELPARLERPAR is encoded by the coding sequence ATGCTCCTGCTGCTCGCCTGTGCGCTGTCACCGGCCGCAGCCGCCGCCGAACTGCGCGACGTGTCGGCACGCCGGCTGTCCGGCACCGCCGGGACGCCGCTCGACTCGCTGCTGGCACCGCTTGCCGGCCGCCCGGTGATCATCAACTTCTGGGCCTCGTGGTGCGAACCCTGCCGCGACGAGATGCCGGCGCTGCAGCAGCTCGGCACCCGCTGGCGCGAGCAGCGGCTGGCGGTGTTGACCGTCGCCGTCGCCGATCAGCGGGCACGGCTCGACTCGTTCCTGACGGCGCACGCCATCGAACTGCCGGTGATCGACGATCGCGAGCAGCAACTCAGCCGCGCATTGGGCGTCCGCCTGCTGCCGACCACCCTCGTCCTCGACCGCCACCACCGCACCCGCCTGCGCGCCGAGGGCGCCATCGACTGGCATTCGGCGACCGTCAGCAAGCGCTTGCGGGCCGTTCTCGAGCTGCCCGCCAGATTGGAGCGGCCGGCACGATGA
- a CDS encoding DUF1194 domain-containing protein, with protein MPAASAAPVKLELALLVDTSGSVNDQEYALQKGGYVNAFQSAAIHNLIAGAAGGIAVTYIEWSGGSEQSQRVGWTHLTNAAESNAFAAAISGLVGRPFSGLTAPGSAINFAAPLFTNNNFEGGRLVIDVSGDGAQNDGANTAVARDDALAGIPGTQDAINAINGLPILGEAGLLSFYQNNIQGGLNSFTLPANTFAEFGASVETKIGREINPTPEPGSLALAGLALAGVAGLRRKQRS; from the coding sequence ATGCCGGCCGCCAGCGCCGCCCCCGTCAAACTCGAGCTCGCACTTCTTGTCGATACGTCAGGCAGCGTTAATGACCAGGAGTACGCTCTGCAGAAGGGCGGCTATGTCAATGCGTTCCAGAGCGCGGCCATCCACAACCTGATCGCCGGTGCCGCCGGCGGCATCGCCGTCACCTACATCGAATGGTCGGGCGGCAGCGAGCAGTCACAGCGGGTTGGCTGGACCCACCTGACGAACGCCGCCGAATCCAACGCCTTCGCCGCCGCAATCTCCGGCCTCGTTGGCCGCCCCTTCAGTGGCTTGACTGCCCCGGGCAGCGCGATCAACTTTGCAGCCCCGCTGTTCACCAATAACAATTTCGAGGGCGGTCGTTTGGTCATCGACGTTTCGGGCGATGGTGCCCAGAACGACGGCGCTAATACGGCGGTCGCTCGTGACGACGCGCTCGCTGGGATTCCTGGAACGCAAGACGCCATCAACGCAATCAACGGTCTGCCGATCCTTGGCGAAGCCGGACTGCTCTCCTTCTATCAGAACAACATCCAGGGTGGTCTCAACTCCTTCACCCTGCCTGCCAACACTTTCGCAGAATTCGGAGCATCCGTCGAAACGAAGATCGGCCGCGAGATCAACCCGACCCCGGAGCCGGGTTCGCTGGCCCTCGCCGGCCTCGCCTTGGCTGGTGTCGCTGGCCTGCGCCGCAAGCAGCGCTCCTGA